One genomic window of Trichlorobacter lovleyi includes the following:
- the mreC gene encoding rod shape-determining protein MreC → MFEFIRKFTLPILVCVGLLAALITYSLNLPRTRQANLLERGVNGSLAPMQEQASRSGGLFRRIWHDYIALVDLKQENVRLKDDIKHLNSALAAAGESLRENERLVRLLDLRKSVKEPTVAAMVIGEDVTPWFRSLTIDRGSDSGIREGMPVLAADGVVGQTVKVTANSSRVLLLTDHASGIAAMVQRSRARGVVKGRGDNLCSLEFAVRGEDVQVGDQVVSSGIGGIFAKGLPIGEVTMVKKGEYGIFQTVTIRPAVSTAHLEEVLVVLRVPQT, encoded by the coding sequence ATGTTTGAATTCATTCGTAAATTTACCCTGCCGATTCTGGTCTGTGTGGGGCTCCTGGCCGCTCTGATTACCTATTCGCTGAATCTGCCGCGGACACGCCAGGCAAATCTGCTTGAACGGGGCGTCAACGGCTCGCTTGCGCCGATGCAGGAACAGGCATCACGCAGTGGCGGGCTCTTTCGGCGGATCTGGCATGACTATATTGCGCTGGTTGACCTGAAACAGGAAAACGTCCGCCTGAAGGATGATATCAAACACCTGAACAGCGCCCTGGCTGCGGCAGGTGAATCGTTGCGGGAAAACGAGCGCCTGGTCCGCCTGCTTGATCTGCGCAAGAGCGTCAAGGAACCAACCGTTGCAGCGATGGTGATTGGTGAGGATGTCACCCCCTGGTTCCGCTCGCTGACCATTGACCGGGGCTCCGACAGCGGTATCCGGGAAGGGATGCCGGTCCTGGCGGCAGACGGTGTGGTGGGACAGACCGTCAAGGTAACGGCCAACTCAAGCCGGGTACTGCTTTTGACAGACCACGCCAGCGGTATTGCCGCCATGGTACAGCGCTCCCGTGCCCGCGGGGTAGTCAAGGGGCGTGGTGACAACCTCTGCTCGCTCGAATTTGCCGTACGGGGGGAGGATGTGCAGGTCGGCGATCAGGTGGTCAGCTCGGGTATCGGTGGCATCTTTGCCAAGGGGCTGCCGATTGGTGAGGTGACCATGGTTAAAAAGGGTGAGTACGGAATTTTCCAGACCGTTACGATCCGTCCGGCAGTCAGCACCGCACACCTTGAAGAAGTACTGGTGGTACTTCGTGTCCCGCAGACCTGA
- the pssA gene encoding CDP-diacylglycerol--serine O-phosphatidyltransferase — protein sequence METPEQLDPQPVERHENIRRGIYILPNLITAGSLFAGFYSMVATLNGNYGSAAIWIFISAICDGLDGKVARLTNTTSQFGVEFDSLADLVAFGVTPGLMMYAWALKPFGRLGWLAAFLFVVCGALRLARFNVQVNTVESKRFIGLPIPAAASMVASTVLLFNHFGWPSSYKKLAILALIYLLAFLMVSSVKYYSFKDPELIKKQPFGFLVLAVVLLIIVAAEPAVMMFVIMLSYVLSGPIGLLLTWPRRRRLEKAIHKGHEELLQEHEPVLRGGDGS from the coding sequence ATGGAGACACCTGAACAATTAGACCCGCAGCCTGTCGAGAGGCATGAGAACATCAGGCGGGGGATCTATATCCTGCCGAACCTGATTACTGCCGGCAGCCTGTTTGCCGGGTTCTACAGCATGGTTGCCACCCTGAACGGTAATTACGGTTCAGCGGCAATCTGGATCTTTATCTCGGCGATCTGCGACGGCCTTGACGGCAAGGTGGCACGGCTGACCAATACAACCAGCCAGTTTGGCGTCGAGTTTGATTCTCTGGCCGACCTGGTGGCCTTCGGGGTGACGCCCGGTTTGATGATGTACGCCTGGGCCCTGAAGCCGTTTGGCCGCTTGGGCTGGCTGGCGGCGTTTCTGTTCGTAGTCTGCGGTGCCCTGCGGCTGGCCCGTTTCAACGTGCAGGTCAATACGGTTGAGAGCAAACGCTTCATTGGCCTGCCGATTCCGGCAGCAGCCAGCATGGTGGCCTCCACCGTCCTGCTCTTTAACCACTTCGGCTGGCCCAGCTCCTACAAAAAGCTGGCTATTCTGGCCCTGATCTATCTGCTGGCCTTCCTGATGGTTTCCAGTGTCAAATACTACTCATTCAAGGATCCGGAGCTGATCAAGAAACAGCCGTTCGGCTTCCTGGTGCTGGCGGTGGTGCTGCTGATCATTGTTGCGGCAGAACCGGCGGTGATGATGTTCGTGATTATGCTTAGTTACGTTCTCTCCGGACCGATTGGCCTGTTACTGACCTGGCCCCGGCGGCGGCGGCTTGAAAAGGCGATTCACAAGGGGCATGAGGAGCTGCTGCAGGAGCATGAGCCGGTACTCAGGGGAGGGGATGGATCGTAG
- the sppA gene encoding signal peptide peptidase SppA yields MSAKKILVIVGACFAGLILLFLGSIALSTLLFSDKEKGFASGPGVGLVEVKGMIVDSTEAIRQLRHFAKKDSVKAVVLRIDSPGGVVGPSQEIYEEVRKLAATKKVVVSMGSLAASGGYYIAAPASVIYANPGTITASIGVLIKFSNLEGLFGKLGVSSTTIKTGTFKDAGAPDRPLSPEDRAMFQALIDSTHEQFVKAVAEGRKLPVEEVRSIADGRVLSGEQAKAIKLVDKLGNLPDAIAEAGRLAGISGEPALILPPKKKVNYLELLAEGAEEKFNGVLNRAVGRGLQVTYE; encoded by the coding sequence ATGTCCGCGAAAAAAATTCTTGTGATCGTAGGCGCCTGCTTTGCAGGACTGATACTGCTCTTTTTGGGAAGCATCGCCCTGTCAACGCTGCTCTTCAGCGACAAAGAGAAGGGCTTTGCCAGCGGTCCCGGGGTCGGGCTGGTTGAGGTCAAGGGAATGATCGTTGACTCAACTGAAGCGATCCGGCAACTGCGCCATTTTGCTAAAAAAGATTCGGTCAAGGCGGTGGTGCTGCGGATCGACTCCCCGGGCGGGGTGGTCGGCCCGTCCCAGGAGATTTACGAAGAGGTACGCAAGCTGGCCGCCACGAAGAAGGTGGTGGTCTCCATGGGCAGTCTGGCTGCCTCGGGAGGTTACTACATTGCCGCGCCTGCCTCGGTGATCTACGCCAATCCCGGCACCATCACCGCCAGTATCGGCGTGCTGATCAAATTTTCCAACCTTGAGGGGCTGTTCGGCAAGCTGGGGGTCAGCTCCACCACCATAAAAACCGGCACCTTCAAGGATGCCGGTGCACCGGACCGTCCGCTCTCGCCGGAAGACCGGGCCATGTTCCAGGCCCTGATCGACAGCACCCATGAGCAGTTTGTCAAGGCCGTGGCCGAAGGGCGCAAACTGCCGGTGGAGGAGGTGCGCAGCATCGCCGATGGCCGGGTCCTGTCAGGTGAACAGGCCAAGGCGATCAAACTGGTTGATAAACTGGGCAACCTGCCGGATGCCATCGCAGAGGCCGGCCGGCTGGCCGGTATCTCCGGCGAACCGGCACTGATCCTGCCTCCCAAGAAAAAGGTCAACTACCTTGAACTGCTGGCAGAGGGGGCAGAGGAAAAATTCAACGGTGTCCTGAACAGGGCGGTGGGACGGGGCCTGCAGGTCACCTACGAGTAG
- a CDS encoding metallophosphoesterase, with protein MRILVVSDTHGNQAALLRAHEAAGRCEAIIHLGDGEEDAALLAVLDEDCPVVRLAGNCDLGSTAPRELIREWAGLRLLLCHGDRYGVKGGLSRLIEQAHASGVDAVLYGHTHLAQAVRQEGIWLINPGTLAAPAPFHSYAVLEISPAGLQATIHPLP; from the coding sequence ATGCGTATTCTGGTTGTTTCAGACACCCACGGTAATCAGGCCGCCTTGCTGCGGGCTCACGAAGCAGCCGGCAGGTGCGAGGCAATTATACATCTGGGCGATGGCGAAGAGGATGCCGCGTTACTGGCAGTGCTTGACGAAGATTGTCCGGTTGTACGGTTAGCCGGCAACTGTGACCTCGGCTCAACAGCCCCCCGGGAACTGATCCGTGAGTGGGCCGGTCTGCGGCTGCTGCTCTGCCACGGTGATCGCTATGGTGTCAAAGGCGGTCTGTCACGCCTGATAGAACAGGCCCACGCCAGCGGTGTTGATGCCGTCCTGTACGGCCATACCCACCTTGCCCAGGCTGTCAGGCAGGAAGGCATCTGGCTTATCAATCCGGGCACCCTGGCCGCTCCGGCACCGTTCCACTCCTATGCCGTTCTGGAGATAAGCCCCGCCGGCCTGCAGGCTACGATCCATCCCCTCCCCTGA
- the ilvN gene encoding acetolactate synthase small subunit, translating into MHHQHTISVVVENEFGVLARVSGLFSGRGFNIESLSVAPTSDESLSRITIVTSGDEAVLEQITKQLNKLVDVIKVLDFSDGSAIERELALIKVTAEDDSRAEVLRIVDIFRAKIIDVTPKSYTIEATGSPAKINAILDLLRPLGLKELVRTGAVAIGRGAKGWKG; encoded by the coding sequence ATGCATCATCAACATACCATATCGGTTGTGGTTGAAAATGAATTCGGCGTGCTTGCCCGGGTTTCCGGGCTGTTCTCCGGTAGAGGGTTTAACATAGAGTCGCTGTCGGTCGCACCAACCAGTGATGAATCGCTTTCCCGGATTACGATTGTCACCAGTGGCGATGAGGCGGTGCTGGAGCAGATCACCAAGCAGTTGAACAAGCTGGTGGATGTGATCAAGGTGCTGGATTTCAGTGACGGCAGTGCCATTGAACGTGAACTGGCACTGATCAAGGTGACGGCTGAAGATGATAGCCGGGCCGAGGTCCTGAGGATCGTTGACATCTTCCGGGCCAAGATTATTGACGTCACCCCCAAGTCCTACACCATCGAGGCCACCGGATCACCGGCCAAGATCAATGCCATCCTCGACCTGCTGCGTCCCCTGGGACTGAAGGAGCTGGTCAGGACCGGTGCGGTTGCCATCGGTCGTGGCGCCAAGGGCTGGAAAGGGTAG
- a CDS encoding DUF995 domain-containing protein, with protein sequence MKRLLTLAAAAVLALSVTACKTDESALRDSSSTLLGAREVKELLLGNTVTAANGDTYYFDRGGVVIGKGSYGEKNKGNWNITQEGQLCFSNWNANFAPSACYKVFFDNVSQQRKLVDGNGDVKYTVINIVTGNPNNF encoded by the coding sequence ATGAAACGTCTGCTTACCCTCGCTGCTGCCGCTGTTCTGGCCCTGAGTGTCACCGCCTGCAAGACCGACGAATCGGCTTTGCGTGATTCCAGCTCAACCCTGCTGGGCGCCAGAGAGGTCAAGGAGCTGCTGCTTGGCAACACGGTTACCGCGGCAAACGGCGATACCTACTATTTTGACCGTGGTGGCGTCGTGATCGGCAAGGGTTCCTATGGTGAGAAGAACAAAGGCAACTGGAACATCACCCAGGAGGGGCAGCTTTGCTTCAGCAACTGGAATGCCAACTTTGCCCCCAGCGCCTGCTATAAGGTCTTCTTTGATAATGTCAGCCAGCAGCGCAAGCTGGTTGATGGCAATGGTGATGTAAAATATACGGTTATTAATATTGTAACCGGTAATCCCAATAATTTTTAG
- a CDS encoding 3-deoxy-7-phosphoheptulonate synthase, whose protein sequence is MIKTNNLKVSGITPIIAPADLRQVFPMSDTGREFVSRSREKIKEILQRRDRRLMVVVGPCSIHDTEAAIDYAKRLSALSRRVDDQLMLVMRVYFEKPRTTVGWKGLINDPGMDGSHNISKGLGIARGLLCRLTDLGVPVANEMLDPITPEYVADLISWGAIGARTTESQTHRELASGLSFPIGFKNGTDGNLQIAIDAMISSRAPHSFLGINREGRASIIQTTGNPDVHIVLRGGSRKPNYLPEDISHTEESLKKNGLAPTIMVDCSHGNSNKDYRKQPEVLEQIIDQVVAGNQSISGLMIESNLEEGNQKVPADHSQLKYGVSITDACINWDTTEKILLEAHARLQTRK, encoded by the coding sequence ATGATCAAGACCAACAACCTGAAGGTTTCCGGCATTACCCCCATCATAGCCCCGGCTGATCTTCGTCAGGTGTTTCCCATGTCGGATACCGGCCGGGAATTCGTCTCCCGCAGCCGTGAGAAGATCAAAGAGATCCTGCAGCGTCGCGACCGCCGCCTGATGGTGGTAGTCGGTCCCTGCTCAATCCACGACACTGAGGCGGCCATTGACTACGCCAAGCGGCTTTCCGCCCTCTCCCGGCGGGTCGATGATCAGTTGATGCTGGTGATGCGGGTCTATTTCGAGAAGCCCCGCACAACCGTGGGCTGGAAAGGGCTGATCAACGATCCGGGCATGGACGGCTCACACAACATCTCAAAGGGGCTGGGGATTGCCCGCGGCCTGCTCTGCCGCCTGACGGATCTCGGGGTGCCGGTGGCCAACGAGATGCTTGACCCGATCACCCCTGAATACGTGGCTGATCTTATCTCCTGGGGCGCGATCGGCGCACGCACCACTGAATCCCAGACCCACCGGGAGCTAGCCAGCGGTCTTTCCTTCCCGATCGGCTTTAAAAACGGCACCGACGGCAATCTGCAGATCGCCATTGATGCCATGATTTCATCCCGCGCCCCCCACAGCTTTCTGGGCATCAACCGCGAAGGGCGTGCCTCCATCATACAGACCACCGGCAATCCGGATGTGCATATTGTGCTGCGGGGTGGGTCACGCAAACCCAACTATCTGCCCGAAGATATCAGCCACACCGAAGAAAGCCTGAAAAAGAACGGTCTGGCCCCCACCATCATGGTGGACTGCAGCCATGGCAACTCCAACAAGGACTACCGCAAACAGCCGGAGGTACTGGAGCAGATCATCGATCAGGTGGTGGCAGGCAATCAGTCAATCTCCGGCCTGATGATCGAAAGCAACCTGGAGGAAGGCAACCAGAAGGTGCCGGCAGACCATTCACAACTGAAGTACGGCGTATCCATCACCGATGCCTGCATCAACTGGGACACCACCGAAAAAATCCTGCTGGAGGCGCACGCACGGCTGCAGACGCGGAAGTAG
- the mreD gene encoding rod shape-determining protein MreD has protein sequence MTGFLKGTALVLGIVLLQTSVLPQYLIALYKPDLLLILMVFLALRAPVSTSLPAAYGLGLLKDCLSGLYLGLNAFSFLLVYLVLKTLSDRLYVQNALLLVLTVSLSTFATMLVNALLLSIFSEAAGIFSSLMTALIPHLLINAFVASLVAILPEFGSPRTAK, from the coding sequence ATGACCGGTTTTTTAAAGGGGACCGCCCTGGTCCTGGGAATCGTGCTGCTGCAGACATCGGTGCTGCCGCAGTACCTGATTGCGCTCTACAAGCCTGACCTGCTGCTGATACTGATGGTCTTTCTTGCCTTGCGCGCTCCGGTCAGTACCAGTCTTCCGGCTGCCTATGGCTTGGGGTTGTTGAAGGATTGTCTGAGCGGGCTCTACCTCGGTTTGAACGCCTTTTCATTCCTGCTGGTGTATCTGGTCCTGAAGACCCTTTCTGATCGTCTCTACGTTCAGAACGCGTTGCTGCTGGTCCTGACGGTCTCTCTCTCCACCTTTGCCACCATGCTGGTCAATGCCCTGCTGTTGTCGATCTTCTCTGAGGCGGCAGGAATTTTTTCGTCGTTGATGACGGCCCTGATTCCGCACCTGCTGATCAATGCCTTTGTGGCATCGCTGGTGGCAATCCTGCCCGAATTCGGCAGCCCGCGGACCGCAAAATGA
- a CDS encoding phosphatidylserine decarboxylase family protein, giving the protein MRPSNALITPEGYPFIAYSAGLFLFLAGGAVLLKSVALAVPAVVTLLLLLFVISFFRNPERQPPADKALLVAPADGTVVYVGPATQEHLGACQKISIFMSVFNVHVNRAPITGTVVDRFYKQGKFYDARHADASCENEQCGLVMEQDNGVRVAFVQIAGLIARRILCYAEVGDRLERGQRYGMIRFGSRVDVYLPEGLESLVVVGQTTVAGETALVRLG; this is encoded by the coding sequence ATGCGCCCATCAAATGCCCTGATAACCCCTGAAGGATACCCGTTTATCGCCTATAGTGCCGGTCTGTTTCTGTTTCTGGCCGGTGGTGCCGTGCTGCTTAAATCCGTTGCACTGGCAGTACCTGCCGTTGTGACACTGCTTCTGCTGCTGTTTGTGATATCGTTTTTTCGCAACCCGGAACGGCAGCCGCCGGCTGACAAGGCCTTGCTGGTGGCTCCTGCCGATGGGACGGTTGTGTATGTCGGGCCGGCGACCCAGGAACACCTGGGGGCCTGTCAGAAGATCAGCATCTTCATGTCGGTCTTTAATGTCCATGTGAATCGCGCCCCCATTACCGGCACGGTGGTGGATCGTTTTTACAAGCAGGGCAAGTTTTATGACGCCCGGCACGCCGATGCCTCCTGCGAAAACGAGCAGTGCGGGCTGGTCATGGAGCAGGATAACGGTGTGCGGGTGGCCTTTGTGCAGATAGCCGGGCTGATTGCCCGCAGAATCCTCTGCTATGCCGAGGTCGGCGATCGTCTTGAGCGGGGACAGCGCTACGGTATGATCCGTTTTGGGTCCCGGGTTGATGTCTATCTGCCGGAGGGTCTGGAAAGTCTGGTCGTTGTGGGACAGACGACGGTCGCAGGTGAAACAGCCCTGGTCAGGCTGGGATAA
- the ilvB gene encoding biosynthetic-type acetolactate synthase large subunit, which translates to MKMNGARILLESLKREGVDLVFGYPGGTVINLYDELMNVREIRHILPRHEQGGTHAADGYARATGKVGVAIATSGPGATNTITGIATAYMDSIPMVIITGQVPTPLIGNDAFQEVDIIGITRPITKHSFLIRHAKDIPTIVRKAFYIARSGRPGPVLIDFPKDVQISQAEFKWPESIDIRGYKPNLEGHQKQVEKAVEMLLDARRPVMYVGGGVILANAAEELTELARTLQFPVTTTLMGLGAFPENDPLALKMLGMHGAYAANMAMTHSDLILAVGARFDDRVTGKIATFAPHAKIIHIDVDPTSIRKNVRVDLPIVGDTKDVLVKMIDCLKGQADKVTAQHAAMEAWHEDISGWKTKHPISYKQSTSVIKPQYVIQKLRELSEDDAIMATDVGQHQMWVAQFFEFHQPRTLLTSGGLGTMGFGIPSAMGAQAAYPKRQVICVCGDGGVQMNMQELATMVQHRLPVKIVILNNNFLGMVRQWQELFFDKRYSQTCLELPMDFSKIAEAYGAKGLKAEKPSEVEQVIKEGFAHNGPVIMEFTIAREEKVLPMVPAGASLNEMVLNA; encoded by the coding sequence ATGAAAATGAATGGAGCACGTATCCTGCTTGAAAGCCTGAAGCGTGAAGGGGTGGATCTGGTATTCGGCTACCCCGGCGGAACGGTGATCAATCTCTATGATGAACTGATGAATGTGCGGGAGATCCGCCATATCCTGCCCCGCCATGAGCAGGGCGGTACCCATGCGGCTGACGGGTATGCCCGTGCCACCGGCAAGGTCGGCGTGGCCATAGCCACCTCCGGTCCCGGTGCCACCAACACCATTACCGGCATTGCCACCGCCTACATGGATTCAATCCCGATGGTCATCATCACCGGTCAGGTCCCTACGCCCCTGATCGGCAACGACGCCTTTCAGGAGGTGGATATCATCGGTATTACCCGTCCGATCACCAAGCACAGCTTCCTGATCCGGCATGCCAAGGATATCCCGACCATCGTGCGCAAGGCGTTCTACATCGCCCGCTCCGGCCGTCCCGGCCCGGTACTGATCGACTTCCCCAAGGATGTCCAGATCAGCCAGGCCGAGTTCAAGTGGCCTGAGTCAATTGATATCCGCGGCTACAAGCCGAACCTGGAAGGTCACCAGAAGCAGGTTGAAAAAGCGGTGGAGATGCTGTTGGATGCCCGGCGCCCGGTGATGTATGTCGGCGGCGGGGTCATCCTTGCCAATGCGGCCGAGGAGCTGACTGAGCTGGCCCGTACCCTGCAGTTTCCGGTGACCACCACCCTGATGGGGCTGGGGGCCTTTCCTGAAAATGACCCCCTGGCTCTCAAGATGCTGGGAATGCATGGTGCCTATGCCGCCAACATGGCCATGACCCACTCGGATCTGATCCTGGCGGTCGGCGCCCGCTTTGATGACCGGGTAACCGGCAAGATCGCCACCTTTGCACCCCACGCCAAGATCATCCATATTGACGTCGATCCTACCTCAATCCGTAAGAATGTGCGGGTGGATCTGCCGATCGTGGGTGATACCAAGGATGTTCTGGTCAAGATGATTGACTGTCTGAAAGGGCAGGCCGATAAGGTGACGGCACAGCATGCTGCCATGGAAGCATGGCATGAGGATATCAGCGGCTGGAAGACAAAACATCCGATTTCTTACAAGCAGAGCACCAGTGTTATCAAGCCCCAGTACGTCATCCAGAAGCTGCGTGAACTGTCTGAGGATGATGCCATCATGGCAACGGATGTGGGGCAGCATCAGATGTGGGTGGCCCAGTTTTTTGAATTCCATCAGCCACGCACCCTGCTGACCTCAGGCGGACTCGGCACCATGGGCTTTGGTATCCCTTCGGCCATGGGGGCGCAGGCTGCCTATCCCAAACGTCAGGTGATCTGCGTCTGCGGTGATGGCGGCGTGCAGATGAATATGCAGGAGCTGGCCACCATGGTACAGCATCGCCTGCCGGTAAAAATTGTCATCCTGAACAATAACTTCCTGGGAATGGTACGCCAGTGGCAGGAGTTGTTCTTTGACAAGCGCTACTCCCAGACCTGTCTTGAACTGCCGATGGATTTTTCCAAAATTGCCGAGGCCTACGGTGCCAAGGGGCTGAAGGCTGAAAAACCATCCGAGGTTGAGCAGGTGATCAAGGAGGGGTTTGCTCACAATGGCCCGGTGATCATGGAGTTCACGATTGCCCGTGAAGAAAAAGTGTTGCCGATGGTCCCCGCCGGGGCGTCGCTGAATGAAATGGTATTGAACGCCTAG
- the ilvC gene encoding ketol-acid reductoisomerase, giving the protein MNVYYDRDCDLALIQSKKVTIVGYGSQGHAHACNLKDSGVDVTVALREGSASAIKAQNAGLKVATVAEAVASADVIMILTPDEFQSQLYRDEIEPKLKKGATLAFAHGFAIHYNQIVPRADLDVIMIAPKAPGHTVRSEYVRGGGIPDLIAVFQDASGKAREVALSYASAIGGGRTGIIETTFKDETETDLFGEQAVLCGGAVELVKAGFETLVEAGYAPEMAYFECLHELKLIVDLMFEGGIANMNYSISNNAEYGEYVTGPKVINEQSRAAMKECLNNIQNGEYAKRFILEGMSNYPEMTARRRLNAAHPIEVVGGNLRAMMPWIGKNKIVDKAKN; this is encoded by the coding sequence ATGAATGTGTATTACGATCGGGATTGTGATCTCGCATTAATCCAGTCCAAGAAGGTGACTATCGTCGGTTACGGTTCCCAGGGCCACGCCCATGCCTGCAATCTCAAGGATTCCGGCGTGGATGTGACTGTCGCGCTGCGTGAAGGTTCTGCATCCGCCATCAAGGCACAGAACGCAGGCCTCAAGGTGGCAACCGTTGCCGAGGCTGTCGCCTCTGCAGACGTGATTATGATCCTGACTCCGGACGAGTTCCAGTCACAGCTGTACCGTGACGAGATCGAGCCGAAGCTTAAAAAAGGTGCCACCCTGGCCTTTGCCCACGGTTTTGCCATCCACTACAACCAGATCGTGCCCCGTGCTGATCTGGATGTGATCATGATCGCCCCCAAGGCGCCGGGTCATACGGTGCGCTCTGAATATGTCCGCGGTGGCGGCATCCCTGACCTGATCGCCGTGTTCCAGGACGCCTCGGGCAAGGCCCGTGAAGTGGCCCTTTCCTATGCCAGCGCCATCGGCGGCGGCCGCACCGGTATCATTGAGACCACCTTCAAGGACGAGACCGAGACCGATCTGTTCGGCGAGCAGGCCGTGCTCTGCGGTGGCGCCGTGGAACTGGTCAAGGCCGGTTTCGAGACCCTGGTTGAGGCCGGTTATGCCCCTGAGATGGCCTACTTCGAGTGTCTGCACGAACTGAAGCTGATCGTTGACCTGATGTTTGAGGGCGGCATTGCCAATATGAACTACTCCATCTCCAACAACGCCGAGTATGGTGAGTACGTCACCGGCCCCAAGGTGATCAACGAGCAGAGCCGTGCTGCCATGAAGGAGTGTCTGAACAATATCCAGAACGGCGAGTATGCCAAGCGCTTCATCCTGGAGGGGATGTCCAACTACCCCGAGATGACAGCCCGCCGCCGCCTGAATGCTGCTCATCCGATCGAGGTGGTTGGTGGCAACCTGCGTGCCATGATGCCCTGGATCGGCAAGAACAAGATCGTTGACAAGGCGAAGAACTAA
- the gmhB gene encoding D-glycero-beta-D-manno-heptose 1,7-bisphosphate 7-phosphatase has protein sequence MSNSNRFRGTKPAVFIDRDGTVNIEKEYLYRVDQFEFTPGAIEAIRLLNQSGYLVVVVTNQSGVARGYYTEADVEALHSHVDQLLQSHGGRVDAWYYCPHHASGNPPYNQECDCRKPLPGMLLQAAAEHGIDLSRSWMVGDKLVDIEAGLAAGCKPVLVMTGYGAEAVDGLSPEVPRCPDLLAAAQLITAV, from the coding sequence TTGTCAAATTCAAACAGGTTTCGTGGTACCAAACCGGCCGTATTTATTGACCGTGACGGTACCGTTAACATTGAAAAAGAGTACCTCTACCGGGTTGATCAGTTTGAGTTTACCCCCGGTGCGATCGAGGCGATCAGGTTGCTGAATCAGTCCGGTTATCTGGTGGTGGTGGTCACCAATCAGTCCGGTGTGGCGCGGGGCTATTATACCGAGGCTGATGTGGAAGCGCTGCACAGCCATGTTGATCAGCTGCTGCAGTCGCACGGGGGGCGGGTGGATGCCTGGTACTATTGCCCCCACCATGCAAGCGGCAACCCTCCCTATAATCAGGAGTGCGATTGCCGCAAGCCGCTGCCCGGCATGTTATTGCAGGCGGCAGCAGAGCACGGCATTGATCTTTCCCGCTCCTGGATGGTTGGCGACAAGCTGGTTGATATTGAGGCCGGCCTGGCGGCCGGATGCAAGCCGGTCTTGGTGATGACCGGCTATGGCGCCGAGGCGGTCGATGGGCTGTCGCCGGAGGTGCCCCGTTGCCCCGATCTGCTGGCTGCAGCGCAGCTGATTACGGCTGTTTGA